A genomic region of Miscanthus floridulus cultivar M001 chromosome 3, ASM1932011v1, whole genome shotgun sequence contains the following coding sequences:
- the LOC136542417 gene encoding secreted RxLR effector protein 161-like, producing the protein MALVDATEYRSLVGSLRYLVHTRPDISFAVGFVSRFMEKSRQEHMAAVKHLIRYIAGTIEYGIIYPKLSNGDNRLIGYSDSDLGGDTDDRKSTTGIIFFLGQKAVAWQSQKQPVVALSSCEAEYIADAGAACQAVWLTRLLKDVTGDDPQTPQLKMDNMSAIALSKNPVLHDRRAAGRSDDEGARAFKVLRAS; encoded by the exons ATGGCGCTGGTCGACGCCACCGAGTACAGAAGCCTGGTGGGGAGTCTCAGGTACTTGGTTCACACTCGCCCGGACATCTCGTTCGCGGTGGGCTTTGTGAGTCGTTTCATGGAGAAGTCGAGGCAGGAGCACATGGCGGCGGTGAAGCACTTGATCCGGTACATAGCCGGGACAATTGAGTACGGCATCATCTACCCCAAGCTGTCCAACGGTGACAACAGGCTGATCGGCTACAGTGATAGCGATCTGGGGGGAGATACAGACGACAGGAAGAGCACGACAGGGATAATCTTCTTCCTGGGACAGAAGGCGGTGGCCTGGCAGTCCCAGAAACAGCCGGTGGTGGCGCTCTCATCCTGCGAGGCGGAGTACATTGCCGATGCTGGAGCAGCATGCCAGGCGGTGTGGCTCACGAGGCTCTTGAAGGATGTTACCGGCGACGATCCTCAGACGCCTCAACTGAAGATGGACAATATGTCGGCAATCGCACTCAGCAAGAACCCAGTGCTGCATGATCGAA GAGCAGCTGGCCGATCTGATGACGAAGGCGCTCGGGCGTTCAAGGTTCTGCGAGCTTCGTGA